The following are encoded together in the Nocardioides thalensis genome:
- the fliD gene encoding flagellar filament capping protein FliD, which yields MASAIVSGLASGLDTATIINQLMQLEAVSQTKLKTRVTQEQSGVTALQQLNTRLASLAEAAKKLADVTTGTGPWSSLKATSTNTAVTVTATTSAAPGTFSVTVGQPALTHRLSFADSLAATDAVGAATLTAKDGTEIAIAGGSLKDFAAAINAADAGVRATLVKVGNDGTADQYRLLVESTTTGAAEDFQLTAADGSPLLGGAAVRAGQDATIDIGGIAASSSTNTFADVVPGVTITLAPGATGAADVAITRDAGARSAAVKSLVTDINQILESIRTTTAVNGKDPSKAGVLAGDSTVRTVASRLVESIYPATGSLAPYGIEVDRYGKLVFNEEKFAAAYTSDPDAVTAAFTGAGGFASRVEAVAKTASDRFTGSITTNIDGRAKGIDRLNDSIAQWDTRLALRRQTLERQYTALETALSRMNSQSAWLTSQLQSLSSGSEE from the coding sequence ATGGCGAGCGCGATCGTCAGCGGCCTGGCGAGCGGGCTGGACACCGCGACCATCATCAACCAGCTCATGCAGCTGGAAGCCGTGTCGCAGACCAAGCTCAAGACCCGGGTCACCCAGGAGCAGAGCGGTGTCACCGCGCTGCAGCAGCTCAACACCCGGCTCGCGTCGCTCGCCGAGGCGGCCAAGAAGCTCGCCGACGTCACCACGGGCACCGGCCCCTGGTCCTCCCTGAAGGCGACGTCCACGAACACCGCGGTCACCGTGACCGCGACCACCAGCGCCGCGCCCGGCACCTTCTCGGTGACCGTCGGCCAGCCGGCGCTCACCCACCGTCTCTCCTTCGCGGACTCCCTCGCCGCCACCGACGCTGTCGGCGCCGCGACGCTCACCGCGAAGGACGGCACCGAGATCGCCATCGCCGGCGGCTCGCTGAAGGACTTCGCCGCCGCGATCAACGCGGCGGACGCGGGCGTCCGCGCCACCCTGGTCAAGGTCGGCAACGACGGCACCGCCGACCAGTACCGGCTCCTCGTCGAGTCCACCACCACCGGCGCTGCCGAGGACTTCCAGCTCACCGCCGCCGACGGGTCGCCGCTCCTGGGGGGAGCGGCGGTCCGAGCGGGCCAGGACGCCACCATCGACATCGGCGGCATCGCTGCCAGCTCCAGCACGAACACGTTCGCCGACGTGGTGCCCGGCGTGACGATCACGCTCGCTCCCGGCGCCACCGGGGCGGCCGACGTCGCGATCACCCGGGACGCCGGCGCGCGGTCCGCTGCGGTGAAGTCGCTCGTCACCGACATCAACCAGATCCTCGAGTCGATCCGCACCACCACCGCGGTCAACGGCAAGGACCCCAGCAAGGCCGGGGTCCTGGCGGGCGACAGCACCGTCCGCACCGTCGCGTCGCGCCTGGTCGAGAGCATCTACCCGGCGACCGGCTCGCTGGCGCCGTACGGCATCGAGGTCGACCGCTACGGCAAGCTCGTGTTCAACGAGGAGAAGTTCGCGGCGGCGTACACGTCCGATCCCGACGCGGTGACCGCGGCCTTCACCGGCGCCGGCGGCTTCGCCTCCCGCGTCGAGGCCGTCGCCAAGACCGCCAGCGACCGGTTCACCGGGTCGATCACGACCAACATCGACGGCCGCGCCAAGGGCATCGACCGCCTCAACGACAGCATCGCGCAGTGGGACACCCGGCTCGCCCTGCGCCGGCAGACGCTGGAGCGCCAGTACACCGCGCTCGAGACCGCGCTGTCGCGGATGAACAGCCAGTCGGCCTGGCTCACCAGCCAGCTCCAGTCCCTCTCGTCCGGTTCGGAGGAGTAG
- a CDS encoding flagellin yields MGLRINQNIDAVNAYRNLSVTQGQMSKSLEKLSSGFRINRAADDAAGLAISEGLRSQVGGLKVGVRNAQDGVSVAQTAEGALTEVHSMLQRMNDLAVQYNNGTQNTESQAALSAEFTALHSEIERIEANTKFNGVSLFAGAALTFQVGYDAADEIDISATALAAIDVSAAVITDSSTVQSAITTISTQRAELGAVQNRFEHTINSVNVAIENLSASESRIRDTDMAQEMMNFTRSQILSQAGTAMLAQAKSAPQSVLQLLQG; encoded by the coding sequence ATGGGTCTTCGCATCAACCAGAACATCGACGCCGTCAACGCGTACCGCAACCTGTCGGTCACGCAGGGCCAGATGTCCAAGTCGCTCGAGAAGCTGTCGAGCGGCTTCCGCATCAACCGCGCCGCGGACGACGCCGCCGGTCTCGCCATCTCCGAGGGCCTGCGCTCGCAGGTCGGCGGCCTCAAGGTGGGCGTCCGCAACGCCCAGGACGGCGTCTCGGTCGCACAGACCGCTGAAGGTGCGCTCACCGAGGTCCACTCCATGCTGCAGCGCATGAACGACCTCGCCGTGCAGTACAACAACGGCACGCAGAACACCGAGTCGCAGGCCGCGCTCTCGGCCGAGTTCACCGCGCTCCACTCCGAGATCGAGCGGATCGAGGCGAACACGAAGTTCAACGGCGTCTCGCTGTTCGCGGGCGCTGCGCTGACGTTCCAGGTCGGCTACGACGCCGCCGACGAGATCGACATCTCCGCCACCGCCCTGGCCGCGATCGACGTCTCCGCCGCCGTCATCACCGACAGCTCGACGGTCCAGTCCGCGATCACCACCATCTCGACCCAGCGCGCCGAGCTCGGTGCGGTGCAGAACCGGTTCGAGCACACGATCAACAGCGTGAACGTCGCGATCGAGAACCTCTCGGCGTCGGAGTCCCGGATCCGCGACACCGACATGGCGCAGGAGATGATGAACTTCACCCGTTCGCAGATCCTGTCCCAGGCCGGCACCGCGATGCTCGCGCAGGCGAAGTCCGCCCCGCAGAGCGTCCTGCAGCTGCTGCAGGGCTGA